The Pricia mediterranea genome includes a window with the following:
- a CDS encoding DUF6427 family protein, with product MISIIFGKTKPINFIIVFTFLLMFYWGVHFFLFDRVYAPDVLLQKTLVLGVLLFSIFLVNFIVKRNKVTGPNSFAILFYALLIVVFPETLLDSNAIWSSFFLLLAIRRLVSMRSERDTKFKIFDATIWILVSSLFYDWAILYLVLVFAAIAFYKPENFRNWLAPLAGLFTVYLITKSILILTGNKDFLLEHYEFHVSPDLAYFSYWGHSTKLVLFAIVTALAGLMAFIKLGKSNFGRAITIRLIVLSFVIGLVVNLLKLSDNVYPVMLVFFPAVVFLTKYVESIRRAHIKEIALVVAIIVPFLMLLTGIAIR from the coding sequence ATGATTTCCATCATTTTTGGCAAAACCAAGCCGATAAACTTCATAATCGTCTTCACGTTCCTGTTAATGTTCTATTGGGGGGTTCATTTTTTTCTGTTCGATAGAGTGTATGCACCTGACGTATTGCTGCAAAAAACCTTGGTTTTAGGAGTCTTGCTTTTCAGTATTTTTTTGGTCAATTTCATTGTAAAACGGAATAAAGTAACCGGCCCGAACTCGTTTGCCATCCTTTTTTACGCGCTCTTGATCGTAGTTTTTCCCGAAACGCTTCTCGATTCTAACGCCATTTGGAGTAGTTTTTTTCTGTTGCTGGCCATAAGACGATTGGTCAGTATGCGTTCTGAGCGCGATACCAAGTTCAAGATTTTCGATGCCACGATATGGATTCTGGTCTCAAGTCTGTTCTACGATTGGGCCATTTTGTATCTCGTCTTGGTATTTGCGGCCATTGCCTTTTACAAGCCCGAAAATTTCAGAAACTGGCTAGCACCCCTTGCAGGCCTTTTCACGGTATATCTGATAACCAAAAGTATTTTGATTTTGACGGGCAACAAAGATTTTTTGCTCGAACACTATGAGTTTCATGTTTCCCCGGATCTAGCCTATTTTTCATATTGGGGGCACAGCACCAAACTTGTTCTCTTTGCTATAGTCACGGCTTTAGCGGGGTTAATGGCGTTCATAAAATTAGGAAAATCGAATTTTGGCAGGGCGATTACCATACGGCTTATCGTATTATCTTTCGTCATCGGGTTGGTAGTGAACCTGCTCAAACTTTCGGACAACGTGTACCCCGTTATGCTCGTTTTTTTCCCTGCAGTAGTATTCTTGACCAAATACGTCGAATCGATACGCCGGGCCCATATCAAGGAAATTGCGCTGGTTGTCGCCATTATTGTCCCTTTTTTG